A segment of the Hippopotamus amphibius kiboko isolate mHipAmp2 chromosome 8, mHipAmp2.hap2, whole genome shotgun sequence genome:
ATGATGGTGATTGAAAAATGACTCACGTGATCATTTCCACACATGTATCTCATCTCATAGCAGTCAGTGAGGTAGGAGGTCCCAATCTTATTACAAAGAAGCCTCAGTTTCactatctgcaaaatggggggaTGGGCAGGGATGAACTTGATGAAGCAGAGTTTCTCCCAAACTCAACAACCCTAATATTCCCAGGGTCAGGAGGAAGTGACAAGCCCACCCGGACACCGTTTCCTCCCTGCGAACAAAACAACAATCTCTCAGATTCCCCCACTCTCACCGCCTCAAAATCTGACACCGGAGAGAGAGCATTTGCTTGCCATCCTCCTCCAGGGAGGAGACTCTTCAGAGGCCAGGTTATGTTTGCAAGTTGCTTGAGGGTCAGAGAGACTGGGGTTTGAATTCTAGctctatcacttactagctgtgtggcacTGGGCAAgtcgcttcacctctctgaacctcagtttcctcatctgtacctGGAGACAGGAACGGCCCTTACCACAAAGATCCCTAAAGGATTCAGTGAGAGGATGACAGGAAAGGGCTTGGAGGGTGCTTGGAGGATCCCCCAGGGCAGAACTCTGTGACCTCTGAGGTTAAACCCAAGTTCAAGTGCTTGTGGAGTCTTGTCTGCACAAATTTCCCGCAGCCACCACCCACAACGGCTGCATTAAGGCGCTTCTCTTCCTCTTAGgttaatatatgtattatttataggGCTTTATTATGTGCTCAGAGAGCTCCCCGGAGAAATATAAATGTGCATTGGGAGGTAAATTTGAATAATATTTACAATTAATTGCCATCAATAAAGCAATGCACTGCGGCCTCTGTGCAGCTGAAACGAGCCCTGGGTTGGTTTCCTGCTAACCGTTCCCCAGAGAAAGCTTGGGTAGCCTTTAACTATCTCTGGATAGTCCACGTCTCTCAAGCTCCACCTTGGCTCTCAAAGTCCAAGCACCGGGGCACTCAGCTGGCTGCCGCAGCAGCCTCCCACTTCCCCTCTTGCCCGTCTCTGACTCATCCCCCAGAGCAGCCCTGGGCACCTGCCTTTTACTAGGCAGGTCTGAGCATGTTACTGCCTTAAAcgtggcttccccttcacccccatcccacagtctggccctgcctcctctccattctgtctggtccCTACTCATTCTACTCACTCTGCCGCAGGCCCCACCCCCTTTCAGTCCCTCAGagtccctcttctcccttccacATCAATGCCATTGCTGTTTCCTCCACCTGAGGTACCCTCTCCAGCACCTCCCCACCAGATCAGTGCCTACCCATCTTTCACATCTCAGGTGTCTCTTCCACCAGGAAGTTTCCTTGGCTTTTGGACAGGGTCACATCCCTCTATAATGTGTGGGTAGCATTTACTATGGTTGTTTTCcatttggggtatttttttttttaatcggcTCTCAGCACTGGCCAATGAATGAGCTCAGGAGGACAGAGACTGTGTATGTCCTGAACGTCCCCACATTCCCAGTGCCTGCAGGGCCTGGCAAAGAGGAGGTATTAAATAGATGCTTGTGtaatggatgagtgggtggattGATAAATATTGTAGATATGGAAATGGATGGGTGCTGGAAAGGATGGCTGGAGGAATGTGTGGACAGGAGCATCTCTCCTTGGGTGGCCCTTAGGAGTAAGGAGTCCTGGGTTTCAGTCCCCTCTCTGCCACGGCTTGCTGTGGCATCTTGGGTAAGTCACGACCTGTCTCATATCCTTGGTTTCAAGGAAAATTACATGAGTGGAGGGAATTTTTTTCAAGATGCGATTTCTTGAAGTTCAAAATTTTGGGAATGGGAGGTTGAGAATTTCAGGATTTCTCCTGCTGTCTCACAacatagctgtgtgactttggacaggagacttcacctctctggaaTCCCTCAGCTGGTATTCCATAAGTTGGGCGGGGAAGACGAGGGGCAGGACCCTCCAGCATGGATCCCCGTGCTTGCTTCAGTCTCTTTATTCAAGAGAAACATCGTCCTCAAAGAGAGGAAGCAAGCAAGCCCCCTACTGAATTATTTCACGGTCGGACAAACAGCTTCCTGATTGCCCCTGGTCCTGGATACCAGCCCCAGTAGCAATTTTCCAAAGCCAGAGCATCATAGCACGTTGGCAAGGAACGGGAGAGGGAGGCCAGCGGGAGGAGCTGGGGAATCACTGACAACTGCATCCAAGCCAACACCACATCCTTTTGCAGATTTCTCGAAGGGCAGCTCTtatgacctcagtttcctcatctgtaaaatgggagaggcCTGGGTGGGATGAGTTTGAAAGGCCCTCCCTTGTGGCTCTCATTATTAGCTTCTCTCTTCTCCTACCCATCCTGGCCCCTAAGCTCTCCAGGCTGACCCTGGGGTCCCTCAGCCAGCGCCTGGGTCTGTCTCCCCCTCTGAGCCCCTCCCTCTTGTcttactcctcctcctccttctctcccttctcctcctcctcccccctccctctccatcctcccaAGGGCTGAAGAAGCTGGGAACTCAGGCAGCAGACCCAGTTCCGTTTACTACTGTGTGGCCCTGAACGAGTAAGGTTCACAATCGGAACCTCCCTTTCTGCACCCCCAACGCGGGCCTGATGGTCCTCTTCTCACAGGACCGTTTTTGAGGGTTTATGTACCTGACACATGGTAGATGCCTGATAAATGCCAGATCCCTTTTCTTCATGGTGGTTCTGGTTTCCTTTGTGcttccctcctccatctctctcctccgCCCTCAAACAGCATCTTCTCTTCTTGTCCCTCTGCCCATGTCCCCATGcgccctccacccacccacccaccccacccaggagGCAGCACTGAGGCCCCATGGGCAGGTCCTGGCCCTGGAGGGAGGGCTCAGAGCGTGTTGGCTGCCTGCGGAGTCATTCAGGGGAACATGCTTTGTGAACTGCAGGGCCTTTGTACGTGTGATCTGTGAGGCTGTCAGAAGAAGCTGTATGGACAAGGTTGAAAAGGGTGTCACAGTTGCACTTGAGCATTTGATGGGGAACTACAATCGGACCAGCCGGAAAGAGCGAGAGCCCTGGCTCCAAGGAGGAAAACAGCtggttttcattttgcttctgtTCATCAGCTTTTCCAATGACAAAAATGCCTTCCTGGCCTCCCCCCGCCTGGCCTGGCCTGCACGCAGCCCAGAAGGAACGAGAAACTGAGCCCCAGGGAATAACACGGTCCTCCCCAAGTGGCTGGTGACGGTCTCTGGGGCCTGGAACACGTGCCACTCCTCTTGTGCCCTGGAAGCTTCCCTGTGAAGTTGGGGAGTGGTGGTGACAGGGGGCGCTGGGCAATATTTAAAGCTCCCTTAGCTCAAGCTACGTTCAGCGTGCTCAAGCAATTGGAGGCCCCAGTGGGGTCAATCAGAGCTACCCCACACAAGCACAGTGTCCCAACAAGGGAAGGAACAGTTTGTCTCTTAATGAGGTGTGATTCCAAACAGCCTGTGGCCTCGGGAACTTGCCCGGCGCTGCGTAGACGTTACATCTGTTCGTTGCGTCTTGTTGGAGAAGCGGCTTCACAACAAAGACACTTGGAAGAGAGCAGAATATGCACAACTTGGAGGCCAAAGGGCCCTCCTGCCCGGCCTCTCTCCCCACCGCCCTCCCAGAGAGCTGGGGGCACGCGGGAGGTGGGAGCCAGGGTGGGAGGATGTGAATGGGTGCCAAGAGAGCTGGGAGCCAAGTACATTTTCTTTGCCACGTTGGATCGTTTTTGAAAGCTATTTGTAAAGCGGGCTTTAAAGCCCTTAAGATGTTTACATTAATCTGCTGAGGGATGCATGTGTATTTATGGTCAAAACCCCAAGCCTCTGTGACTTtgagccagacagacctgggttcaagtccagaCTCTAACAGAGACCAGCTGGGcgcccttgggcaagttattgaaACTCTCTGAGCCCCAGATGCCTCATGCATAAAAGGGAAGTGATAATTGTACCCAACTACCTAactcagggctgctgtgagggaTACATGCGAtacacatgtaaagtgcttaacaGACGTGCTAAATAAATGCAGGTTACCAGCATAGTCTAGACGATTCTCAGTAGATACATCCTCCATCATCGAACAGAGTTCCTGGGACCAGACAGAGCTGGGTTCCAACCTGTAACTCTGCCCCTGGCCAGCTGTGTGACGTTGGGTGAGGAACttccctcctctgagcctcagctttgtCGTTTGTAAGTGGAACAATGACACGGCAGCACAGGGAGGTGTGGGTCCCAGAAAAGACACTGTGACTGCACGGGAGGGGGCCCTGGGCCCGTGGCCCACCTCGGCCCTGCGTCTCAGGAGCTCAATCCAATAAGCCAGGCTCCAGATTCTGCTTAGAGCGCAGGGACTGGGTCCTCGGATGCAGTTTTGGCCCCGCGAGGTGCTCCCAGGTTGCTCCCTGCAGCTGATTTTGGAGTAGCCTCCCGCAAGGCTTTGAGGAAGTTGAGAAGGAGGAgatgccccgccccccccaccgccatccaCCTCCTGCCCCTGAGGGTTTTCTTCTGAGCACCTCCAGCTAGAGCCAGTGGATCAGGGAAGAGGCAAGAATCCCTGTGATGGGGTGGGGGCTGCCGGCGACGCTGCCCCCCTCGAACCAGCCCCAGGGTGACACATGCAAAGTGAGGACGGGGCTTGGGGCCGGGGCCTggcatcacccccacccccaaaacagcTGCGGCCCAAAGCACCGTCGCCCTGGGAGGTTCTAGGGTGAGCGGATCCACGTCACACACCCTTTGAAAGGTCTTGCCTTTTCTTGATTCCTTCCCCCCAAACCCTGTTTCCTCATCGTAGCCCTCGTTCTCTTGCCCCCCACAAAGAGCCCCATGGCCCCTCAGGACCCGTTGTCTGTCTTTTCAGCTGATCGGAAAGTCAAAGGCATGGTCCCGGGAGTTCCTGTGCTCCTATGTCACCTTCTCTTCCCAGGTAACCTggagcatgtgtgtgtatttccacATGCCCTCACCCAGAGGAATGGCCTGAGAGGCAGGATTTGTTGATAGAGGGATACGAGCGAGGCGTGATCTACATCACGCTGGGTTTGCTCTGACCTCCTCGGCTCACACCAGGAACGGACCTTGAAAAGTGTTTGTGTCACTCCCGGGAAGCGCTCAGGTCGGTAACTGATCCCCCTGTCTTCTGCCCATCCCAGTTCACAGCAGTGATTTTGAGAATTCTCCCTGTTTCGCTTTGCATCAGTCAAGGCTGGTGTCCCGAGATGCATGGGACGCTGGTCCAGGGCTGAGCCCCATGGCATGCTCTGTCCACCATGCCACTGGAAGAAAGGTGCTGCGAGCCCTGGATTCCCAGTTCAAAACACAGTTCAGCCCCATGCAGAACACAGTGGGCATCTGTGGGTGCCCAACAAGCTCCTGCTGTGGCCTCGAGAAGGCATAGCTTTGAACCTACAGGGTTGGGAGTATCCACTGGCGGGGAGGGGTTCCAGGCGAGGCTCAGAGCATGCTGGTCTCCCTCTCGTTCATGGATGACATCCTGGTAAAACTCCTGTGGCTGGGGTAGGAGGAGTGCCCTGTGTCCTCACTCAGCGCATTGACCAGACGGGAGAAGAGGGCCACCTTGAACTTCTTGAAGTCCTGACCCATGAAGACATACAGGATGGGGTTCATGCAGCTGTTGGCTATGGCGATGGCAGTGGCCAGGGGCAAGCCCAGGCTGAAGACAGAGCCAGGCACAGCGTTGTGACGGAGCTCCAGGAGGTAGAGTGTGTGGTAGGGGCACCAGCAGAGGAAGAAGCTGATGATGATGGTCACGATGATCTTGAAGGGCTTCTTGGTCTTGGCCAGGCGGTTGCGCCGCAGCTTGTAGACGATGGTGAAGTAGCAGGCGGTGATGGTGAGCACCGGGACCAGGAAGCCACAGAGGAAGCGGGTGATGGTCACCGCCATGTGCCGGCTGAAGCCAACGTGGTCCATGTGGGGATGGGCGGGCCTCAGGGAAGAGCTGGCAGCAGATAGGCTGAAGTTGTTAAAGCAGGATATCTTCCCGTGCAGGTGGGCCGTGTCCCGGAAGACAAGGGACGGCGAGCTCAAGAAGAAAGCCAGGACCCAGATGACCACACAGGCCACGGAAGCCAGCCTGATGCTGCGGTGGTTCTGGGACCAGACGGGGAGGAGCACGGAGATGCAGCGGTCGAAGCTGATGACGGTCAGCAGAAAGACGCTGGTGTACATGTTGTGGATGAGCAGGAAATTGCTGATCTTGCACATGGCCGTCCCGAACACCCAGTGGTAGTCCATGGCGGCGTAGGTGATGTGGATTGGGAGGAAGACGTTGAACAGGAAATCTGCCAAGGCCAGATTGAGGAACCAGACCGCGTTCACCGTCTTCTTCATCTTGCAGGTGGCGATGACGATCACCAGGCCATTGCCCAGGATCCCGAGGAAGCAGATGACGCTGTAGACCACCACCAGGAAGATCCTGATCACCCCGCCTTCCGGGGAATGCAGCTCCTCTGAAATCACGATGGGGTCGAAATCATCAGAGTACGTATCCTCGTAGGAGAAGGAGGCGTTGTAATCCTCAACCTCCATTCTCTGCAAGTGGAGGCAGGGATCGTTAGCGGAACGTTGATTGGAACTGGCTTTAAGGGGTTGACCACCGCCAGTAAGACTGACAGTGTCCTCCCTGGCTCTGAGTGAGGCCAGTTGGGTGTCTTTGCTATTTTAGCTGACAGACACCTCTCAGGCACCTCCTACATATCAGGTACTATTCTAAAGGGTTGATGTATGTAAACTCTTTTCATCCTCATAACAACTTGATGAGATTGTTAcagaccccattttacagatgaggaaaccgaggcacagagagctttaagtcacttgcccagggtcataTAGCTGGGAAGAGACAGAGCCAGGAGTCAGGCCCCAGCTTCAGAGTCTGTCCTCTGGACCACCATGTTTTTGCTGCCCCTTTGGGACCATCCCCTTTCCCTTACAGTCTAGCAGGAGACAAACACTCATCAAAAAACTCCTTAACTCATGGGAAAATTGCAGTGATGCTAAGCGCGATAAAGGAGAGTTGCATAGTGCTGTGAACCTGGTTCTGACCATATTTCCAAAACCCAGAGGACAGCTGTACTGACCACGCACCCACCTCATCCCACTGAGGCCCTTTGGAGACATGAGTTCAGATCACAGGGGTCCCTTACCGTTCACTGTTACAACATCCAAAGCTCTCTAATGTGGGTCCTTGGCCAATCAGTCCAAACACAGCTGGAAACACCTTCAGGGAAGAATGAGGAACATCAGTCAGCTCTGGATCTAAGAACCAGAGGTTTGGGTGGACCCAGAGCCAGAGATAGAATGTATTGCTGTAACTCCCACTttaaagaggaggaagcagaggctcagagaagctaagtgacGTGCCTGAGGTTACCCAGCTGGGAAGTGGAGAGGCCCCCTGAACCCAGATCAACAGCTGGACCCTTCATCCCAGCCCTATCTCCcctgatccccccaccccagcacatcCAGAGATGAGAGCCTGACTCAGGAGTGGGTGCAGGACAAGGTGCAGCGGAGAGAGTGTGGATGGCTCGATTAGAATCCACTGTCCCAGAAAGACAAGAACTGCCcagagaacctactatgtgccaagaactATAATTCCCTCATCGCATCATATCATCCCAGAAGTTCTTCCAGGCAGGTGATATTACTCTTGTTTTGGagctgcagaaactgaggctcagagagaagcaTCCTTCTAACCGGCATCCTCTGGGCCCTGTGAGTACCAAGAATTGGTCCCTGCTGTCACAATGTTCCAATGAGACAGACACAAATACATTCCctgagcatctactgtatgcCAGACAGCTGAACTGGTATTTCATATAATCCCCATAACAACCTTGTTGGGTATTTTCCCAatttttggaaaaacaaacagagaCTAGAGAGTCTGAAAGCTTGGGAGGTCTTGGAGGAGGGGGCCTCATGCATCGTTCACACCCAACCTTGGCCACCTGCCAGCTCTGTGGCTTTGGACACATGATTTctcctctttgagcctcagtttcctcatcagtaaagtgGGAACATTCACTACTTCACAGAAAGGATGTAAGAATTACAGGCGATCAGGAATTTGGAGCATTTGGCTTGGTACTGGCTCCCAGTTAACCCTCGATAAATATTAGTGATTACATTGCAGCCGCAGGGTAAACAGCTGAATTCCAAGCTGGAATTCGAACCCAGGGTGCTGACACCCCAGAACCCAAGCACTTTCCACCACCCACGCTCTCCCCATCTGACAAGTGGGCTCCAAACCGGATGGTTCAGCCCGGAGAGACCGTCAGTCGATACTTCATTATAATTAAGTCTGACCTTCCTCCATATAAATTCATCACTGGGGCTTGGTGGGCTTGAGGTTGTATTTTATTGCATAAAAGTCATCTAttgctttttattaaataaaagccACTTGGAAATTTCCGTTGAGGATTCTGGATCAAAGGAGTGGGCGTTATCCCACTCTGCAGCCTGGGAGAATGAATAATCCAGAGGTGCCCaaccaggggtccccaagggcTTCTTGTGGGATGCGGAGAGAAGACAGGGAGGCAGCAGCTGCGCCCTCCCCGACTCCCACAGCCGGAGCAAACGTGACGGGTGTTCACAATAATAATGTATGTGCTGAACATGTAATACGGATGGTCTCACTTTAACCCAGGAGGGGCCACAGCAAGGCTGAAGGAGATGAAGACCCTTGCCCAAGGCAtccaggcagggggtgggggagcccagATTTGAACCAGGTCTGATCCTGATCTGATGACAGCCACCGAGTGTGTCCTTGAGGAAGGAATGAGTGTGTCCGCGTTCCCTGTGCCGGGCTGTGCAGGACCCAGGGACGAGGACATGGCTTCCCAGGGTCCCTTCCCACAGGGGGTTCATATTCGGTCACAAGGGACTGAATGCTGTGTCCGGAGCAAGGCCAGGCTGCCCACTGGGGAGCCCTGCGAAGGGGCATCCCCAGCCTGGGCATCAGAGGCTTCCTGGCTCAGATGGGCTGTGAGCTGCGTTTCAAAGGACAGGTGTGAGTTaagatgggaaggagggaggaaggagggcatGCCAGCCTGTCTCTCCACCCCCCACTTGCCCCTCTCATTAGTGGGGGTGGTCTGTCTTAGCCCCCAGAGGAGGGTGAAGAGTAGCAGGGTCTCAGGACCCAGCACTTGGCACTGCAGTGGCTGCAGAGATGTGATGTCACATCTGGCTCCCCCGCTGGGCTGGAAGCAGCTCAgggtcagaggtcagaggtcTTTTCATCTTTGAGCAGGGTGGGGGCCCTCTGGGCCTCCACAGGGTGGCGCCAACCTCCCCTGGCTTGTCTGTCCTACTCCTCACCCCTCGTCCCACCAGGAATGAGTCAGTGTCCCCCGTAGGTGTGTGcccttccccccactcccccctccctGAACCTCTGGGATCTCCCTGCAGGGGGGCCCCAGTCACAGGTCTGCCCCCAGCCTTGGCCTCTGCTCTATCCCAGCACGCATCCCTCCTGTCCTGTACTGCCCCCAGCCCGGGCAGTAGAGCAAAGCGGCCAAGGGCACAGACTCTGGGGCCCAGCCAAGCTGCCAGCCTCCAAATCCTCCTCCTGCATGAACTCcctgtgaccttgagccagtCAGGTAtcttctctgcacctcagttgtcttatctataaaatgggtatgatTGTAAGAGTTTGAATGGTTGAGAGGATGAAATGTCACATGCAAAGTACTGAGAACAGGGTCTCTTGCAGGGTAAGCACTATGTTGTTATTATTAccgtttttattattattttcatcattttttccctctcagGCTTCTACTCGTAACTCCCTCCTAAAATGGCCTTTGCTGGGAAGGTGCGAGGGGCCAGGAAGGCCAGAGGAACCAGTGCATCCTGCCTGCTTGTCTCCCCAGCTCCGGGTTCAACGGCAGGTCAAGGGCGACATAGGCAAGAATTTGCTTCTCTCTAAGCTCCAGTCTCTTCACCTCTCCAGTGGGGTAAGAACCCCTCCCCCATTGCTGTTGGGAGGGTCATAAGAAATGGCACTGACTCCCTGGCCAATTGTAAAGAGCTGTGAAATACTTGTTGTTTGTATTCCTTAAACCCTCAATAACCAGGAAGCTTAGGAAAAAAGTGTGTCTGAGTATATGTACAtaatatgtgtacacacatagctaacatttatttgagCGCCCCCTCTACGCTATTGTGCTCTGCAACAGCCTTACAAGGATAACATTAGCttgcaggtaagaaaactgaggttcagagaggtgaagctaCTTGCCTGAAGCTGCACAGCTGggaagtctgactccagagtctgaCTTCCAAGGATCCCAAGTGAAAAGTCTCTTGGATTCCCCCTGCTTCCCTGAGAGATTAGGAGTCCCAATCCCATCTCTCTGAGTTCTCTAAGCCTTAGCTTTGAACCCTGAGAGCCCAGACCTTCGTCATGTTCTTGAGCTTCCCACGGAGCTGCCTTCCCTGGTTTCCCTCTGCCTTGCTTTCAAGGCCCCTACAAGCAGCTACAACAGGGAAATCACACCTGCAATGCTGTGTTAGTCCTGAACACTGATGCTACCCACTGCCTCTCTCAGGGTGCCTTTATGAagcttcccccgccccccccaacccagtGAGAAATGCCATGGAGAATTCAGGATAAGGAACAACATTGTTTCCTTTGAGGAACTGGGCTGCTTCCTCATTCTTGATAAACAAAGTTCTACAATGGATCACATTTTCCCTTTTCAATGTCGCCACAAGGAAGCTCAGAGTCCCATCTGGAGGTCAAAGGCAGCAAGCCCATTCACGCTGCTGGCCTGCAGTTTCGACATCGATTTGGGTTGGCTCTGATGTCCACATCTAGTTTTACTTTATGTTGG
Coding sequences within it:
- the CMKLR1 gene encoding chemerin-like receptor 1 translates to MEVEDYNASFSYEDTYSDDFDPIVISEELHSPEGGVIRIFLVVVYSVICFLGILGNGLVIVIATCKMKKTVNAVWFLNLALADFLFNVFLPIHITYAAMDYHWVFGTAMCKISNFLLIHNMYTSVFLLTVISFDRCISVLLPVWSQNHRSIRLASVACVVIWVLAFFLSSPSLVFRDTAHLHGKISCFNNFSLSAASSSLRPAHPHMDHVGFSRHMAVTITRFLCGFLVPVLTITACYFTIVYKLRRNRLAKTKKPFKIIVTIIISFFLCWCPYHTLYLLELRHNAVPGSVFSLGLPLATAIAIANSCMNPILYVFMGQDFKKFKVALFSRLVNALSEDTGHSSYPSHRSFTRMSSMNERETSML